In a genomic window of Erinaceus europaeus chromosome 12, mEriEur2.1, whole genome shotgun sequence:
- the CHRNE gene encoding acetylcholine receptor subunit epsilon isoform X2, with translation MAGALLVVLLLLQLLGRGEGNKEELRLYHHLFDNYDPGCRPVSEPEDTVVINLKVTLTNLISLNEKEETLTTSVWIGIDWQDYRLNYSKDNFGGIGTLRVPAELVWLPEIVLENNIDGQFGVAYDANVLIYEGGYVSWLPPAIYRSTCAVEVTYFPFDWQNCSLVFRSQTYSAEEVEFIFAVDNNGDTISKLDIDTEAYTENGEWAIDYCPGVIHRHDGPGGIDVIYTLIIRRKPLFYIINIIVPCVLISGLVLLAYFLPAQAGGQKCTVSINVLLAQTVFLFLIAQKIPETSLSVPLLGRFLIFVMVVATLIVMNCVIVLNVSLRTPTTHVVSPRLRHVLLELLPRLLGSRAPPDHPQAASPPRRASSVGILLRAEELILKKPRSELVFEGQRHRHGAWTGSVRLGAHGEGP, from the exons ATGGCAGGGGCTCTGCTGGTCGTCCTGCTCCTCTTGCAACTCCTGG GCAGAGGTGAGGGGAACAAAGAGGAATTACGTCTTTACCACCATCTCTTCGACAACTATGACCCGGGATGCCGGCCAGTGAGCGAGCCTGAGGACACTGTTGTCATCAACCTCAAGGTTACCCTGACCAACCTCATCTCACTG AACGAGAAGGAGGAGACTCTGACCACCAGTGTCTGGATTGGAATT GACTGGCAGGACTACAGACTCAACTACAGCAAAGACAACTTTGGGGGCATAGGGACTCTGCGGGTCCCTGCAGAACTCGTATGGCTACCGGAGATTGTGCTGGAAAACAA TATAGACGGCCAGTTCGGGGTGGCCTACGACGCCAATGTGCTGATCTATGAAGGCGGCTACGTGAGCTGGCTGCCTCCCGCCATCTACCGGAGCACCTGCGCCGTGGAGGTCACCTACTTCCCCTTCGACTGGCAGAACTGCTCACTCGTTTTCCG CTCTCAGACATACTCGGCCGAAGAGGTGGAGTTCATCTTTGCAGTGGACAATAATGGCGACACCATCAGCAAACTGGATATCGACACCGAGGCCTACACTG AGAACGGAGAGTGGGCCATCGACTACTGCCCGGGGGTGATCCACCGCCATGATGGCCCCGGGGGCATTGACGTCATCTACACGCTCATCATCCGCCGGAAGCCGCTCTTCTACATCATCAACATCATCGTGCCCTGCGTGCTCATCTCCGGCCTGGTGCTGCTCGCCTATTTCCTGCCGGCGCAGG CCGGCGGCCAGAAATGCACCGTGTCCATCAACGTGCTGCTCGCCCAGACCGTCTTCTTGTTCCTCATCGCCCAGAAAATCCCAGAGACGTCGCTGAGCGTGCCGCTGCTAGGCAG GTTCCTCATCTTCGTCATGGTGGTGGCCACGCTGATCGTCATGAACTGCGTCATCGTGCTCAACGTGTCCCTGCGGACGCCCACGACGCACGTCGTGTCGCCGCGGCTACGTCAT GTCTTACTGGAGCTGCTGCCCCGCCTTCTGGGCTCGAGGGCGCCCCCCGATCACCCCCAGGCCGCCTCGCCCCCCAGACGGGCGTCTTCCGTGGGGATCCTGCTCCGTGCGGAGGAGCTGATACTGAAAAAGCCGCGGAGCGAGCTCGTGTTTGAGGGACAAAGGCACCGGCACGGGGCGTGGACGG GAAGTGTCCGACTGGGTGCGCATGGGGAAGGCCCTTGA
- the CHRNE gene encoding acetylcholine receptor subunit epsilon isoform X3, giving the protein MAGALLVVLLLLQLLGRGEGNKEELRLYHHLFDNYDPGCRPVSEPEDTVVINLKVTLTNLISLNEKEETLTTSVWIGIDWQDYRLNYSKDNFGGIGTLRVPAELVWLPEIVLENNIDGQFGVAYDANVLIYEGGYVSWLPPAIYRSTCAVEVTYFPFDWQNCSLVFRSQTYSAEEVEFIFAVDNNGDTISKLDIDTEAYTENGEWAIDYCPGVIHRHDGPGGIDVIYTLIIRRKPLFYIINIIVPCVLISGLVLLAYFLPAQAGGQKCTVSINVLLAQTVFLFLIAQKIPETSLSVPLLGRFLIFVMVVATLIVMNCVIVLNVSLRTPTTHVVSPRLRHTGVFRGDPAPCGGADTEKAAERARV; this is encoded by the exons ATGGCAGGGGCTCTGCTGGTCGTCCTGCTCCTCTTGCAACTCCTGG GCAGAGGTGAGGGGAACAAAGAGGAATTACGTCTTTACCACCATCTCTTCGACAACTATGACCCGGGATGCCGGCCAGTGAGCGAGCCTGAGGACACTGTTGTCATCAACCTCAAGGTTACCCTGACCAACCTCATCTCACTG AACGAGAAGGAGGAGACTCTGACCACCAGTGTCTGGATTGGAATT GACTGGCAGGACTACAGACTCAACTACAGCAAAGACAACTTTGGGGGCATAGGGACTCTGCGGGTCCCTGCAGAACTCGTATGGCTACCGGAGATTGTGCTGGAAAACAA TATAGACGGCCAGTTCGGGGTGGCCTACGACGCCAATGTGCTGATCTATGAAGGCGGCTACGTGAGCTGGCTGCCTCCCGCCATCTACCGGAGCACCTGCGCCGTGGAGGTCACCTACTTCCCCTTCGACTGGCAGAACTGCTCACTCGTTTTCCG CTCTCAGACATACTCGGCCGAAGAGGTGGAGTTCATCTTTGCAGTGGACAATAATGGCGACACCATCAGCAAACTGGATATCGACACCGAGGCCTACACTG AGAACGGAGAGTGGGCCATCGACTACTGCCCGGGGGTGATCCACCGCCATGATGGCCCCGGGGGCATTGACGTCATCTACACGCTCATCATCCGCCGGAAGCCGCTCTTCTACATCATCAACATCATCGTGCCCTGCGTGCTCATCTCCGGCCTGGTGCTGCTCGCCTATTTCCTGCCGGCGCAGG CCGGCGGCCAGAAATGCACCGTGTCCATCAACGTGCTGCTCGCCCAGACCGTCTTCTTGTTCCTCATCGCCCAGAAAATCCCAGAGACGTCGCTGAGCGTGCCGCTGCTAGGCAG GTTCCTCATCTTCGTCATGGTGGTGGCCACGCTGATCGTCATGAACTGCGTCATCGTGCTCAACGTGTCCCTGCGGACGCCCACGACGCACGTCGTGTCGCCGCGGCTACGTCAT ACGGGCGTCTTCCGTGGGGATCCTGCTCCGTGCGGAGGAGCTGATACTGAAAAAGCCGCGGAGCGAGCTCGTGTTTGA
- the CHRNE gene encoding acetylcholine receptor subunit epsilon isoform X1: MAGALLVVLLLLQLLGRGEGNKEELRLYHHLFDNYDPGCRPVSEPEDTVVINLKVTLTNLISLNEKEETLTTSVWIGIDWQDYRLNYSKDNFGGIGTLRVPAELVWLPEIVLENNIDGQFGVAYDANVLIYEGGYVSWLPPAIYRSTCAVEVTYFPFDWQNCSLVFRSQTYSAEEVEFIFAVDNNGDTISKLDIDTEAYTENGEWAIDYCPGVIHRHDGPGGIDVIYTLIIRRKPLFYIINIIVPCVLISGLVLLAYFLPAQAGGQKCTVSINVLLAQTVFLFLIAQKIPETSLSVPLLGRFLIFVMVVATLIVMNCVIVLNVSLRTPTTHVVSPRLRHVLLELLPRLLGSRAPPDHPQAASPPRRASSVGILLRAEELILKKPRSELVFEGQRHRHGAWTAALCQSLGAAAPEIRCCVDAVNFVADSTRDQEATGEEVSDWVRMGKALDNVCFWAALVLFSVGSTLIFLGGYFNQVPELPYPPCM, encoded by the exons ATGGCAGGGGCTCTGCTGGTCGTCCTGCTCCTCTTGCAACTCCTGG GCAGAGGTGAGGGGAACAAAGAGGAATTACGTCTTTACCACCATCTCTTCGACAACTATGACCCGGGATGCCGGCCAGTGAGCGAGCCTGAGGACACTGTTGTCATCAACCTCAAGGTTACCCTGACCAACCTCATCTCACTG AACGAGAAGGAGGAGACTCTGACCACCAGTGTCTGGATTGGAATT GACTGGCAGGACTACAGACTCAACTACAGCAAAGACAACTTTGGGGGCATAGGGACTCTGCGGGTCCCTGCAGAACTCGTATGGCTACCGGAGATTGTGCTGGAAAACAA TATAGACGGCCAGTTCGGGGTGGCCTACGACGCCAATGTGCTGATCTATGAAGGCGGCTACGTGAGCTGGCTGCCTCCCGCCATCTACCGGAGCACCTGCGCCGTGGAGGTCACCTACTTCCCCTTCGACTGGCAGAACTGCTCACTCGTTTTCCG CTCTCAGACATACTCGGCCGAAGAGGTGGAGTTCATCTTTGCAGTGGACAATAATGGCGACACCATCAGCAAACTGGATATCGACACCGAGGCCTACACTG AGAACGGAGAGTGGGCCATCGACTACTGCCCGGGGGTGATCCACCGCCATGATGGCCCCGGGGGCATTGACGTCATCTACACGCTCATCATCCGCCGGAAGCCGCTCTTCTACATCATCAACATCATCGTGCCCTGCGTGCTCATCTCCGGCCTGGTGCTGCTCGCCTATTTCCTGCCGGCGCAGG CCGGCGGCCAGAAATGCACCGTGTCCATCAACGTGCTGCTCGCCCAGACCGTCTTCTTGTTCCTCATCGCCCAGAAAATCCCAGAGACGTCGCTGAGCGTGCCGCTGCTAGGCAG GTTCCTCATCTTCGTCATGGTGGTGGCCACGCTGATCGTCATGAACTGCGTCATCGTGCTCAACGTGTCCCTGCGGACGCCCACGACGCACGTCGTGTCGCCGCGGCTACGTCAT GTCTTACTGGAGCTGCTGCCCCGCCTTCTGGGCTCGAGGGCGCCCCCCGATCACCCCCAGGCCGCCTCGCCCCCCAGACGGGCGTCTTCCGTGGGGATCCTGCTCCGTGCGGAGGAGCTGATACTGAAAAAGCCGCGGAGCGAGCTCGTGTTTGAGGGACAAAGGCACCGGCACGGGGCGTGGACGG CTGCCCTCTGCCAGAGCCTGGGCGCCGCGGCCCCCGAGATCCGCTGCTGTGTGGACGCTGTGAACTTCGTGGCCGACAGCACGCGAGACCAGGAGGCCACGGGCGAG GAAGTGTCCGACTGGGTGCGCATGGGGAAGGCCCTTGACAACGTCTGCTTCTGGGCAGCCCTGGTGCTCTTCAGTGTGGGCTCCACCCTCATTTTCCTCGGGGGCTACTTCAATCAAGTGCCCGAGCTGCCCTACCCGCCGTGTATGTAG